In one Cyclopterus lumpus isolate fCycLum1 chromosome 22, fCycLum1.pri, whole genome shotgun sequence genomic region, the following are encoded:
- the LOC117751425 gene encoding zinc finger protein DPF3-like has product MAAVIQNPLKALGDQFYKDAIEQCRSYNARLCAERSVRLPFLDSQTGVAQNNCYIWMERHHRSPGVAAGQMYTYPARCWRKKRRLHNATDTRLGIYGLQLNSGLIAKDTLPTQSTTLEALLRGETLDKRNNSKNDEESLLEIQRVLEADAAEDAFHDDDDYEVNTPKKRHRGKGRGRGSGRKKADVGEDKPYVCDNRYKQKQNSKSSASVCAKRYRNRTGLSYHYTHSHLAEEGRAGERSSVASKAPSAPQTDRHKRPKGPGGTSIPNNYCNKCQGSLKKTGKSGSPYSTCQCKTQRVDEKEDGTFTGAEELFGTTSESDTSTFHGFEEDELEEPATNSNGISNRHR; this is encoded by the exons ATGGCGGCTGTCATTCAGAATCCACTAAAAGC ATTGGGCGACCAGTTCTACAAGGACGCCATTGAGCAGTGCCGCAGTTACAATGCTCGCCTGTGTGCTGAACGCAGCGTCCGCCTGCCATTCCTCGACTCGCAAACCGGCGTGGCCCAGAACAACTGTTACATCTGGATGGAACGACATCACCGCAGCCCCG GGGTTGCAGCCGGGCAGATGTACACCTACCCCGCCCGctgctggagaaagaaaagacggCTGCACAACGCCACGGATACACGCCTGGGCATCTACGGTCTCCAGCTCA ACAGCGGCCTCATAGCCAAGGACACCTTGCCCACCCAAAGCACCACGCTGGAGGCTCTGCTGCGAGGAGAGACTCTGGACAAGAGGAACAACTCTAAGAACGACGAGGAGAGCCTGCTGGAGATCCAG AGGGTTCTGGAGGCAGACGCAGCAGAAGATGCTTTCCATGATGATGACGACTATGAGGTGAACACTCCCAAGAAGAGACATCGGGGCAAAGGAAGA GGTCGGGGTTCAGGCCGCAAGAAGGCAGATGTGGGTGAAGACAAGCCATATGTCTGTGACA ACAGatacaaacaaaagcagaactCAAAATCTTCGGCTTCAG TCTGTGCGAAGCGCTACAGGAACCGTACGGGACTAAGCTACCACTACACCCATTCCCACCTGGCAGAGGAGGGCAGAGCCGGAGAGAGAAGCTCAGTGGCGTCTAAAGCCCCCTCTGCACCACAGACTGACAGGCACAAGC GTCCAAAGGGTCCTGGTGGGACCAGTATTCCCAACAACTACTGTAATAAATGCCAGGGCTCACTCAAGAAAACGGGTAAATCTGGGTCTCCTTACTCAACCTGCCAATGCAAAA CTCAACGTGTAGATGAGAAGGAAGACGGGACTTTTACTGGAGCAGAGGAGCTGTTCGGCACCACCTCGGAGAGCGACACCTCTACCTTTCACGGCTTCGAGGAGGATGAGCTGGAAGAGCCCGCCACAAACAGCAATGGAATATCCAACCGACACAGATAG